From the genome of Leptolyngbya subtilissima AS-A7, one region includes:
- a CDS encoding Crp/Fnr family transcriptional regulator, whose amino-acid sequence MLGQLDSLAGLSNPPVAARLQGLSLEQLQRLPVSGSSHFGRRSYLPAASDRLWLLKAGAVRTLTYLEDGTAIALGLWSAGDIVGKFLSNAEPYLIEAVNDVEAVCISLSDWQPPVDVITSYLKHAEALMVVRTHRRAEAALLGLLQWLANRFGLQLERGCLIDLKITHQDLADFSGLSRVTVTRLLRQFEEQGLIYRRSRQLILAESSDHWHYEI is encoded by the coding sequence ATGTTGGGACAACTGGATAGTTTAGCGGGTCTATCAAACCCGCCGGTGGCTGCTCGCTTGCAGGGCCTTTCGTTGGAGCAGCTACAGCGGCTGCCGGTATCTGGGTCTAGTCATTTTGGACGGCGCAGCTATTTGCCCGCTGCCAGCGATCGCCTCTGGCTGCTCAAAGCCGGGGCGGTGCGCACCCTAACTTACCTAGAAGATGGCACTGCGATTGCCTTAGGCCTCTGGAGCGCGGGCGATATTGTAGGGAAATTTCTCTCCAATGCAGAGCCCTATTTAATTGAAGCCGTCAACGATGTCGAGGCGGTGTGCATTTCCCTGTCTGACTGGCAGCCGCCAGTGGACGTGATCACCAGCTACCTAAAGCACGCCGAAGCGCTGATGGTGGTGCGCACCCATCGCCGAGCCGAGGCTGCTTTGCTGGGGCTGTTGCAGTGGTTGGCCAACCGCTTTGGTCTACAGCTTGAGCGCGGCTGCCTGATTGACCTCAAAATTACCCACCAAGACCTGGCCGATTTTAGCGGTCTCAGCCGAGTGACGGTGACTCGCCTGCTGCGCCAGTTTGAAGAGCAGGGGCTGATTTACCGGCGATCGCGCCAGCTGATCTTGGCGGAATCTAGCGACCACTGGCATTACGAAATTTAG
- a CDS encoding YidH family protein, protein MTQSSQAIDTPPTGDRPQGTTAPAPSPKPASRTRDHLANERTYLAWMRTAIALIGFGVLIARLRYLVSPDVPGTGQGWLVGLGLSSIGLITVLLSTWHYFAVLDAIESSTYEPSRRWVILFSLVVTLLGAGVLYVLFSAPASVKGFSMM, encoded by the coding sequence ATGACCCAGTCTTCTCAAGCAATTGATACCCCGCCCACAGGCGATCGCCCCCAGGGCACAACCGCCCCTGCCCCGTCCCCAAAACCTGCCTCTCGCACCCGCGATCACCTGGCCAACGAGCGCACCTACCTAGCTTGGATGCGTACCGCGATCGCCCTGATTGGCTTCGGCGTTTTAATTGCTCGCCTGCGCTACCTGGTTTCGCCCGATGTGCCCGGCACCGGCCAGGGCTGGCTGGTGGGGCTAGGCCTATCCTCCATTGGCCTGATTACCGTGCTGTTGTCGACCTGGCACTACTTTGCGGTTCTTGACGCCATTGAAAGCAGCACCTATGAACCCAGCCGCCGCTGGGTGATTCTCTTTAGTCTGGTGGTCACGCTGCTGGGGGCGGGAGTGCTGTACGTGCTGTTTTCAGCACCAGCGTCGGTGAAAGGGTTTTCGATGATGTAA
- a CDS encoding prohibitin family protein, producing the protein MVDLSSNRDRAAASPWGSGATLAAWILLGLLALGLAASFWVVIPAGERGVWMRFGQVQEEILAEGLHFLIPLVDSVETLSTRVQKQEIATEAASKDLQDVFSDVALNWHILPDQANLVYRQIGDEPAVVRSIINPAIEEVIKAVIAHYTAEEVITQRDQVKAEVDAGLRSRLSPYNLAIDDVSLTTIHFSQQFRDAVEAKQIAVQEAKQAEFVAKKALRQAEIEINLARGTAEAHQILLETLTPNVLKYEALQKWDGRLPMISGEGTSTVIELDDLLPSDGK; encoded by the coding sequence TTGGTTGATCTCAGCAGCAACCGCGATCGCGCCGCCGCTTCCCCCTGGGGGAGTGGGGCTACCCTGGCGGCCTGGATTTTGCTGGGGCTGCTGGCGCTGGGGCTGGCGGCCAGCTTTTGGGTGGTCATTCCCGCCGGGGAGCGCGGTGTGTGGATGCGCTTTGGCCAAGTGCAGGAGGAGATTCTTGCCGAGGGGCTGCACTTTTTGATTCCCTTAGTGGATTCGGTAGAGACTTTGAGCACTCGGGTGCAAAAGCAGGAAATCGCCACCGAAGCAGCTTCTAAAGATTTGCAGGATGTGTTTAGCGATGTGGCCCTTAACTGGCACATTCTGCCCGACCAGGCCAACTTGGTGTATCGGCAAATCGGCGATGAGCCTGCGGTGGTGCGCTCTATCATCAACCCCGCCATAGAAGAGGTGATCAAAGCCGTGATCGCCCACTACACCGCCGAAGAGGTAATCACCCAGCGCGACCAGGTAAAAGCTGAGGTAGATGCAGGGCTGCGATCGCGCCTGTCTCCCTACAATCTGGCCATCGACGATGTCTCGCTGACTACCATTCACTTTTCGCAGCAGTTTCGCGATGCAGTAGAGGCTAAGCAAATCGCCGTGCAAGAGGCCAAACAGGCAGAGTTTGTTGCCAAAAAAGCCCTGCGTCAAGCCGAAATCGAGATCAATTTGGCTAGAGGAACCGCTGAAGCTCACCAAATTTTGCTAGAAACCTTAACCCCCAATGTGCTCAAGTATGAAGCACTACAAAAGTGGGATGGGCGGCTGCCTATGATTAGTGGAGAAGGAACCAGTACGGTGATCGAATTGGACGATTTGCTGCCAAGTGATGGGAAATAA
- a CDS encoding LysR family transcriptional regulator: protein MKLEQLRVFLAVAEHLHFTRAADSLYITQPAVSASIQTLEEEYGVKLFHRIGRHIELTDAGEMLQIEAQKILDQVELTAQGLRELNDLQRGGLKVGSSLTVGNYWLPHKISHFKQHYPGISINCTIANAEEIVSGTVSGMFDLGLVTGEVKPSLSQNLSVSVIGQDVVAIVVGQSHPWFGRDRISLTEITDTVWIMREPGSGSRYMFEQSLQGWGVDPSTLEIALILTTSEMIKAVVEGGIGAAALPRSIVRSELKLGTLKAIEIVDDIDAPQHTYEMTQPVILLRHQKRFRTRISKTFEEILVEPEKVAV from the coding sequence ATGAAGCTTGAGCAACTCCGAGTTTTTTTGGCGGTGGCCGAACATTTACACTTTACCCGCGCGGCAGATTCGCTCTACATTACTCAGCCAGCGGTGAGCGCATCTATTCAAACCCTAGAAGAAGAGTATGGAGTGAAGCTATTTCACCGGATTGGCAGGCATATTGAGCTGACGGACGCTGGTGAAATGCTCCAGATTGAAGCCCAAAAAATTCTTGATCAGGTGGAGCTAACTGCCCAGGGTTTGCGCGAGCTAAACGACCTCCAGCGGGGTGGCTTAAAAGTTGGCAGCAGCCTCACCGTAGGCAACTACTGGCTACCCCATAAAATTAGTCACTTCAAGCAGCATTACCCCGGCATTTCGATCAATTGCACCATTGCCAATGCGGAGGAAATCGTTAGCGGCACCGTGAGCGGTATGTTTGACCTAGGGCTAGTCACCGGAGAGGTAAAACCCTCCCTCAGCCAAAACTTGTCGGTGTCGGTGATCGGTCAAGATGTGGTGGCGATCGTAGTTGGCCAAAGCCATCCTTGGTTTGGCCGCGATCGCATCTCTCTCACTGAAATCACTGACACCGTCTGGATCATGCGCGAACCCGGATCTGGCTCCCGCTATATGTTTGAGCAATCGCTTCAGGGTTGGGGCGTTGACCCCAGCACGTTAGAAATAGCCCTCATTCTCACCACCAGCGAAATGATCAAAGCCGTGGTCGAAGGGGGCATTGGGGCTGCGGCTCTTCCCCGGTCAATCGTGCGATCGGAGCTAAAGCTCGGCACTCTAAAGGCGATCGAAATTGTGGATGATATCGACGCGCCTCAGCATACCTATGAGATGACCCAGCCTGTAATCTTGCTACGCCATCAAAAGCGATTTCGCACCCGCATTTCTAAAACTTTTGAAGAGATTTTAGTGGAACCGGAGAAAGTGGCGGTTTGA
- a CDS encoding cadmium resistance transporter, with amino-acid sequence MAKFVNPHRRGAAIVTDLLTTLGRSSMAFAATNLDDIVILMLFFSQVGAALGKRHIVAGQYVGFAGLVALSLPGFFGSLLFPRPWIGLLGVVPIVIGLSQLLSVVADEASGEDTGEVLLAPTSGGSGWLSPQTTSVAAITMANGGDNVGIYMPMFASSDGLGLGVTLAVFFGLVGVWCFVAYQLTQVGAIAALLTRYGSQVVPFVLMALGGLILVDSHTLEYRGLTALTLTILGICVIHLLRETMRLSAAVAVGKPMPAAQRMDG; translated from the coding sequence TTGGCAAAGTTTGTTAACCCCCATCGACGAGGTGCTGCGATCGTGACCGACTTACTGACCACTCTGGGGCGTAGCTCCATGGCGTTTGCCGCCACCAATCTCGACGACATCGTCATTTTGATGCTGTTTTTTTCCCAGGTAGGAGCAGCCCTGGGCAAGCGCCACATTGTGGCAGGTCAGTATGTAGGGTTTGCGGGTCTAGTCGCTCTGAGCCTGCCCGGATTCTTTGGCAGTTTACTCTTCCCCCGTCCATGGATTGGGCTGCTGGGGGTGGTGCCCATCGTCATTGGTCTGAGCCAACTGCTGTCGGTGGTCGCCGATGAGGCAAGTGGCGAAGATACCGGTGAGGTGCTGCTGGCGCCCACCAGCGGCGGGTCAGGCTGGCTGTCGCCCCAGACCACCAGCGTGGCGGCCATTACTATGGCCAACGGCGGCGACAATGTGGGCATCTACATGCCCATGTTTGCCAGCAGCGACGGGCTGGGGCTGGGGGTAACACTGGCGGTGTTTTTTGGGCTGGTGGGGGTGTGGTGTTTTGTGGCCTACCAGCTGACCCAGGTGGGAGCGATCGCAGCCCTGCTCACCCGCTATGGGTCTCAGGTGGTGCCCTTTGTGCTGATGGCATTGGGCGGGCTGATTTTGGTCGACAGCCACACCCTGGAGTACCGAGGGTTGACGGCTCTAACCCTCACCATCCTCGGCATCTGCGTCATCCATCTGCTGCGGGAGACGATGCGGCTCTCGGCGGCGGTTGCCGTTGGTAAACCCATGCCCGCAGCCCAGAGAATGGACGGGTAG
- a CDS encoding cadmium resistance transporter, giving the protein MPSLPQTLIKAALAFVATNLDDFVLLMVFFSQVPNRFSHRQIFWGRYLGFAALVILSLPGFFGGLVLPKAYVGLLGLLPIAIGLRQLFRREDEAEGQVVPPKLPLLNAQMAAIAGITLANGGDNIGIYVSLFAGQTWAELGLTLLVFGVLVALWYWLARGLVDQPGVRDRLTVVGHRLMPLVLIGLGLFILVDGGTYRLIGR; this is encoded by the coding sequence ATGCCCTCGCTCCCGCAAACCTTGATCAAAGCCGCGCTCGCATTTGTAGCCACCAACCTAGACGACTTTGTTCTACTTATGGTGTTCTTTTCTCAGGTGCCTAACCGCTTCTCCCACCGCCAGATTTTTTGGGGTCGCTACCTTGGCTTTGCCGCCCTGGTTATCCTCAGTCTGCCTGGTTTCTTTGGCGGTCTGGTGCTGCCTAAAGCCTACGTGGGGCTGCTGGGACTGCTGCCCATCGCCATTGGTCTCAGGCAGCTATTCAGGCGAGAAGACGAGGCCGAGGGGCAGGTTGTGCCTCCCAAGCTGCCCCTGCTAAATGCCCAGATGGCGGCGATCGCAGGCATTACCCTGGCCAACGGCGGCGACAACATTGGCATCTATGTGTCGTTGTTTGCGGGCCAAACCTGGGCTGAACTGGGCCTGACCCTGCTGGTGTTTGGGGTGCTGGTTGCCCTCTGGTACTGGCTGGCTCGCGGGCTGGTTGACCAGCCTGGGGTGCGCGATCGTCTCACCGTCGTCGGTCACCGTCTGATGCCCCTAGTGTTGATTGGTTTGGGCCTGTTCATCTTGGTCGACGGCGGAACTTACCGCCTGATCGGCCGCTAG
- a CDS encoding sulfite exporter TauE/SafE family protein, whose translation MLRSKIVYHCLNASMLDLLLMASLGFLGSFGHCLGMCGPITVAFSLSQTDSDRDRWQQVRFHLLLNLGRLASYALVGLMIGALGSVLVASGQMAGIGSPLRRGVALVTGLLLIWFGLAQISPGQVPKVPLLNPMAQASWHNRLSRAMQALSLNPQRWTPLLLGLAWGLMPCGFLYAAQLKAAETTDLWWGGATMLALGLGTLPMMLGVGVSTAWVSSDRRGQLFRLGGWITLLIGLLTLLRGSDMIDFTGHGALVLLLLALIARPLSRLWPALLVYRRTLGVGTFVLSVAHVAHMVTMGWNPAALPFLLPSLQAGGWSGMVAFGLMVPLALTSFNRAQASLGQHWRRLHLLIIPTFGLAVTHTLLLGSSYLGAFERSTRHWLAAAALVVLALLALLLRWRLFWSLLSLEKYYAPAKS comes from the coding sequence GTGTTACGCTCAAAGATTGTCTACCACTGCCTCAACGCCAGCATGCTCGACCTGTTGCTCATGGCCAGCTTAGGATTTTTAGGCAGTTTTGGCCACTGCCTGGGCATGTGTGGACCCATTACCGTAGCTTTTTCGCTATCGCAGACCGACAGCGATCGCGATCGTTGGCAGCAGGTTAGGTTTCACCTACTACTCAACCTGGGGCGGCTGGCGAGCTACGCCCTAGTGGGCCTGATGATTGGGGCGTTGGGGTCGGTGCTGGTGGCCAGCGGACAAATGGCCGGCATCGGCAGCCCCCTACGGCGGGGGGTGGCCCTGGTGACCGGGCTGCTGCTGATCTGGTTTGGCCTAGCCCAAATCAGCCCTGGCCAGGTGCCTAAAGTGCCGCTGCTCAATCCCATGGCCCAGGCGAGCTGGCACAATCGGCTGAGCCGCGCTATGCAAGCACTCTCTCTCAACCCCCAGCGGTGGACGCCGCTGCTGCTAGGGTTAGCCTGGGGGCTAATGCCCTGTGGATTTTTGTACGCGGCTCAGCTGAAGGCAGCAGAGACTACTGACCTCTGGTGGGGTGGAGCTACCATGCTGGCCCTTGGGTTGGGCACGCTGCCAATGATGCTTGGGGTTGGGGTATCGACGGCCTGGGTCAGCAGCGATCGCCGGGGGCAGCTGTTTCGCCTAGGCGGCTGGATTACCCTACTGATTGGCCTGCTGACCTTGCTCCGAGGCAGCGACATGATCGACTTCACTGGCCATGGGGCGCTGGTGTTATTGCTGCTGGCGCTGATTGCTCGCCCCCTTAGCCGCCTCTGGCCAGCTCTACTTGTCTATCGGCGCACCTTAGGAGTGGGGACCTTTGTGCTCTCTGTAGCCCACGTTGCCCACATGGTCACCATGGGGTGGAATCCGGCCGCTTTGCCGTTTCTCTTGCCGAGCCTGCAAGCGGGCGGCTGGTCGGGCATGGTCGCCTTTGGGTTGATGGTGCCCCTGGCCCTAACCAGCTTTAATCGGGCCCAGGCGAGCTTGGGCCAACACTGGCGACGGCTCCATCTACTCATCATTCCTACTTTTGGGTTAGCGGTGACCCACACACTGCTCTTGGGTTCGAGCTATTTGGGTGCGTTTGAGCGCTCTACCCGCCACTGGCTGGCAGCTGCGGCCCTGGTGGTGCTGGCGCTACTGGCGCTGCTGTTGCGTTGGCGGCTGTTTTGGTCTCTGCTGTCTCTGGAGAAGTACTATGCGCCCGCCAAGTCTTAG
- the metX gene encoding homoserine O-acetyltransferase MetX, with translation MSYLHLVSSHTRLYHLPDPLELELGGILPQVQVAYRTWGELSDRADNAVLVCHALTGTADVDDWWQPLLRPGRTLDPTQDFVVCSNILGSCYGTTGPTSLNPATGQPYGAAFPAITVRDMVQVQAKLLEGLGVKSLRLVIGGSLGGMQALEWGLQYGDRVESLAVIAAPGRHSPWCIGLSEAQRQAIYTDPLWQGGYYSPDRPPAQGLAVARMIAMSTYRSWASFHHRFGRNPPTQSSSAQPSTPYAVTQYLHHQGDKLVKRFDANTYVTLTHAMDRHDVGAVHPGQDADRRYQAALASIHHPTLVVSIDSDLLYHPAEQQELAELMPQAQLGWLYSPHGHDAFLIDMENLNEQVVAFRQRWALVNR, from the coding sequence ATGTCCTACCTCCACCTTGTCTCGTCGCATACCCGGCTCTACCACCTACCCGATCCCCTAGAGCTAGAACTGGGCGGCATTCTCCCCCAGGTGCAGGTGGCCTATCGCACCTGGGGAGAGCTGAGCGATCGCGCCGACAATGCCGTACTGGTCTGCCATGCTCTCACTGGCACCGCCGATGTCGATGACTGGTGGCAACCGTTGCTGAGGCCAGGACGCACCCTCGATCCAACCCAAGACTTTGTGGTTTGCAGCAATATTTTGGGCAGCTGCTACGGCACCACTGGTCCCACGAGCCTTAACCCAGCCACAGGACAGCCCTACGGCGCAGCCTTTCCCGCCATCACCGTGCGAGATATGGTGCAGGTGCAGGCCAAGCTGCTAGAAGGGTTGGGCGTAAAATCTCTACGCTTGGTCATAGGCGGATCCCTCGGCGGTATGCAGGCTTTGGAGTGGGGTTTGCAGTATGGCGATCGCGTTGAGAGCCTAGCCGTCATTGCCGCCCCTGGCCGCCATTCTCCCTGGTGCATTGGTCTGAGTGAAGCCCAGCGCCAGGCTATCTACACTGACCCCCTCTGGCAGGGCGGCTACTATTCCCCCGATCGCCCGCCCGCTCAGGGGCTAGCAGTGGCGCGCATGATCGCCATGAGCACCTATCGTTCCTGGGCCAGCTTTCACCACCGCTTTGGCCGCAACCCGCCAACCCAGTCCTCCAGCGCTCAACCCTCCACTCCCTACGCCGTCACCCAATATCTCCATCACCAGGGCGACAAGCTAGTGAAGCGCTTCGACGCCAACACCTACGTCACCCTGACCCACGCCATGGATCGCCACGATGTTGGGGCCGTCCATCCAGGACAAGATGCTGATCGTCGTTACCAGGCAGCCCTGGCCAGCATTCACCACCCCACCCTAGTGGTGTCGATCGACTCTGACCTCCTCTACCATCCCGCCGAGCAGCAAGAATTAGCCGAACTGATGCCCCAGGCCCAGCTCGGCTGGCTCTACTCTCCCCACGGCCATGACGCTTTTTTGATTGATATGGAGAATCTCAATGAGCAAGTCGTGGCCTTTCGGCAGCGATGGGCGCTGGTTAATCGCTAG
- a CDS encoding O-acetylhomoserine aminocarboxypropyltransferase/cysteine synthase family protein — MPHRYETLQVHAGQEPAPGTNARAVPIYQTTSYTFDDADHGARLFALQEFGNIYTRIMNPTTDVFEKRIAALEGGAAALATASGQAAQFLALSTLAQAGDNIVATSYLYGGTYNQFKVTLPRLGIGVKLVEGDDAETFRQAIDENTKALYVESIGNPQFNVPDFAALAHVAHENGIPLIVDNTFGAAGYLVRPIDHGADIVVQSATKWIGGHGTSIGGVIVDSGRFDWRNGKFPLFTEPSPGYHGLNFSDTFGPDGPFGNIAFIIRARVEGLRDLGPALSPFNAFLLLQGLETLSLRVDRHASNALALAHWLKEQPQVEWVNYLGLPEHPYHDRATKYLHNGFGGVLNFGIKGGLEAGRKFINQVKLASHLANVGDAKTLVIHPASTTHQQLGEHEQRSAGVSPDLVRVSVGIEHIEDIKADFEQAFEAL, encoded by the coding sequence CGGTACCAACGCTCGCGCAGTGCCCATTTACCAAACTACCTCCTACACCTTCGACGATGCCGACCATGGGGCTCGCCTGTTTGCCCTGCAAGAGTTTGGCAACATCTACACCCGCATCATGAACCCCACCACCGATGTGTTTGAAAAGCGCATCGCGGCGTTGGAGGGGGGCGCGGCCGCCCTGGCTACAGCCAGCGGCCAGGCAGCGCAGTTTCTCGCCCTTAGCACTCTGGCCCAGGCGGGGGATAACATTGTCGCCACCAGCTATCTCTACGGCGGCACCTACAACCAGTTCAAGGTAACCCTACCTCGTCTGGGCATTGGGGTGAAACTGGTAGAAGGTGACGATGCCGAAACCTTTCGCCAGGCGATCGATGAGAATACCAAGGCGCTCTACGTGGAGAGCATCGGCAATCCGCAGTTCAACGTGCCGGACTTTGCCGCTTTGGCCCATGTGGCTCACGAAAACGGTATTCCTTTGATTGTCGATAACACCTTTGGGGCGGCGGGCTACCTGGTGCGGCCCATTGACCACGGCGCTGACATTGTGGTGCAAAGCGCCACCAAGTGGATTGGGGGCCACGGCACCTCCATCGGCGGCGTGATTGTTGACTCGGGCAGATTTGACTGGCGCAACGGCAAGTTTCCGCTGTTTACCGAGCCGTCGCCGGGCTACCACGGGCTAAATTTCTCCGATACCTTTGGCCCCGATGGCCCCTTTGGCAATATTGCCTTCATCATTCGGGCGCGGGTCGAAGGGCTGCGCGACCTGGGCCCTGCCCTCAGCCCCTTTAACGCTTTTTTGCTGCTGCAAGGGCTGGAAACGCTGTCTTTGCGAGTCGATCGCCACGCCAGCAACGCCCTAGCCCTGGCCCATTGGCTGAAAGAGCAGCCCCAGGTGGAGTGGGTCAACTACCTAGGGCTGCCCGAGCACCCGTACCACGATCGCGCCACCAAGTACCTGCACAACGGCTTTGGCGGCGTGCTCAACTTTGGTATTAAAGGCGGTTTGGAAGCGGGCCGTAAATTCATCAACCAGGTCAAACTCGCCAGCCACCTCGCCAACGTCGGCGACGCCAAAACCCTGGTGATTCACCCCGCCAGCACCACCCACCAGCAGCTCGGCGAGCATGAACAACGCTCCGCCGGGGTGTCTCCTGATCTGGTGCGCGTTTCAGTCGGCATTGAGCATATCGAAGATATCAAGGCGGACTTCGAGCAAGCGTTTGAGGCGCTGTAA